A region of Flavobacterium album DNA encodes the following proteins:
- a CDS encoding GyrI-like domain-containing protein — MKIVKYVFLLLLLSAIAVVVFIATQEGKYDIRKERVIKVPKAVLYNYINEYRNWENTGIITDTDSTAVYSYSDNTFGKDASMTWKKDGTEGKISTVKLVENDSILQKATIDGLDSELAWGFKDTIGGTKVTVRMQGQLSFKEKAYTILHGNVNEKMKTALDSGLKNLNAFLVDELGKFNVEVKGLVTKTGVFYVGQPVKSKLSELQKKSGELFPKLMSFVKTNKIVTNGAPFILYRKFSMQKDSASYVICIPIKEEMYTMPGSEYEGGTVASFQALKTTLKGDYSHLPKAWAAAQKHIQGKGLQENTTGQYIELYSKGLQQTKRPSEWVTDIYIPIGAPAIVKPAETTTETLPGGIPAQPSTGTPKPAVNKPATSTQKPAGTGTTPSGTGTRPAANKPAGTTSGTTAKPATAKPQTTTAPAQKPANP, encoded by the coding sequence ATGAAAATTGTAAAATACGTATTTCTCCTGCTGCTTTTGTCGGCCATAGCGGTAGTTGTTTTTATTGCTACCCAGGAAGGGAAATATGATATTCGTAAGGAACGTGTAATAAAAGTACCTAAAGCGGTGCTTTACAACTATATAAATGAATACCGGAACTGGGAAAACACCGGCATAATAACCGATACCGACAGTACTGCCGTATATTCCTACTCAGACAATACTTTCGGGAAAGATGCCTCAATGACATGGAAAAAGGATGGCACAGAAGGCAAGATCAGTACCGTAAAGCTGGTAGAGAACGACTCTATTTTACAAAAAGCGACCATCGACGGCCTGGACTCGGAGCTGGCATGGGGCTTTAAAGATACCATCGGGGGGACTAAAGTCACCGTGAGGATGCAGGGCCAGCTAAGCTTTAAAGAAAAAGCATACACGATACTGCATGGCAATGTAAATGAAAAAATGAAGACAGCGCTCGATAGCGGTCTTAAGAACCTGAACGCTTTCTTAGTTGATGAGCTTGGCAAATTCAATGTTGAAGTAAAAGGCCTGGTTACAAAAACAGGTGTTTTTTATGTTGGCCAGCCTGTTAAATCAAAACTATCGGAATTGCAAAAGAAATCGGGGGAGCTTTTCCCTAAGTTGATGTCTTTTGTAAAAACAAATAAAATAGTGACTAACGGTGCGCCTTTCATCCTTTACAGAAAATTCAGCATGCAAAAGGATAGCGCTTCGTATGTGATCTGCATTCCTATAAAAGAAGAAATGTACACTATGCCCGGAAGCGAATATGAAGGTGGCACGGTCGCGTCATTCCAAGCCCTGAAAACGACGCTTAAAGGCGATTACTCCCACCTGCCGAAAGCGTGGGCCGCCGCACAAAAGCATATTCAGGGAAAAGGCCTTCAGGAAAACACTACCGGCCAGTATATTGAGCTATACAGCAAAGGCCTGCAGCAAACCAAAAGGCCATCGGAATGGGTAACGGATATTTATATCCCTATTGGTGCACCAGCAATAGTTAAACCTGCGGAAACTACTACCGAAACGCTTCCCGGGGGAATACCTGCACAACCAAGTACTGGTACTCCAAAACCTGCGGTAAACAAGCCTGCTACAAGTACTCAAAAACCGGCAGGGACAGGAACAACACCGTCAGGCACTGGTACACGCCCGGCGGCAAATAAACCCGCAGGGACAACATCCGGCACCACGGCAAAACCTGCAACTGCAAAACCCCAGACAACAACTGCACCTGCACAAAAGCCTGCTAATCCATAA
- a CDS encoding COG3014 family protein, with the protein MKASKNTITTILRTVPVLLLLAFQSCGTYNSKTSDIENDLVNGNFDGAIANIDKNKFLLKDRNKLLYLMEKGKLEHLKGNYEASNNLLEQAYILIDDRIKTNVGQAIAGKFTNPMAEPYKGEDFEKVTIHYYKALNYFQLGMPDEALVEAKRINIKLLEFNEKYTENKNKYTEDAFSQILQGILYESTGDINNAFIAYRNAEEIYNKDGGRFFGVPMPEQLKKDLIRTSAQLGFIEENREYRNKFNIDPDPAPAKKETGKGKGKKEAATQPVPVKTPAPTGEAIVFWENGLGPAKDQIVITASGGSGVFYGTYMDGDQLEQILIPIPPGADIGNVNAIAIPKYRKRENYYGKAAIIVDNKEQPFELSQDFYPIAKQCLKDRMLRETINLVIRFASKKAGSALLGAIAKEAFGSDAGDLTKLGADVAGAATEKADTRNWQSLPATISYARVPLKEGENKFLLRKYGPDGVIDTDTLTIPYKRGLQIVNYFDLGRTQLLPATNLQALSGMVNILNGNNQQPATTGTGTSNLIGIGNAQPAATTTSSGYKPAPASVSAQTVVDKYITAIGGAEKLQGIRTQYMRAKMVNSFNGQASTSEILVKNSGDNSYSTVTMDGKVIMTTLINSEGAFTIDENGKRKKMDKATAEAYKANNKKIYDACTIPLQNGAKLEGITTINSEEVYGLSFIEPVSGASMTYYYSVKSGLITAVSTVVKAGGMTMHSTNSFSDYRNVNGVLFPFKMAMKMDSGSSEMTYTEIKFNEGVTDAEFQ; encoded by the coding sequence ATGAAAGCATCCAAAAACACTATTACTACTATTCTCAGGACAGTACCGGTACTGTTGTTGCTTGCCTTTCAATCCTGCGGAACATATAACTCCAAGACCTCGGACATTGAAAATGATCTGGTAAACGGCAATTTTGACGGCGCCATTGCCAACATTGATAAGAACAAATTTCTCCTGAAGGACCGAAACAAGCTTTTGTACCTGATGGAAAAAGGGAAACTGGAGCACCTGAAGGGCAATTATGAAGCGAGCAACAACCTTTTGGAGCAGGCTTACATCCTGATAGACGACAGGATAAAAACTAATGTAGGGCAGGCCATCGCGGGTAAATTCACGAATCCGATGGCCGAGCCTTATAAAGGTGAGGATTTTGAAAAAGTCACCATCCATTATTACAAGGCACTAAACTACTTTCAGCTCGGTATGCCCGACGAGGCACTTGTTGAAGCCAAGAGGATCAATATAAAGCTCCTTGAATTCAACGAAAAATACACCGAGAATAAAAACAAGTACACCGAAGATGCTTTTTCGCAGATCCTGCAGGGCATACTGTACGAAAGCACAGGAGATATCAACAATGCGTTCATAGCCTACAGGAATGCTGAAGAAATCTACAATAAGGACGGCGGGCGCTTTTTTGGCGTGCCCATGCCCGAACAGCTTAAAAAGGACCTTATAAGGACCTCGGCACAGCTGGGTTTTATTGAAGAGAACCGGGAATACCGTAATAAATTCAACATCGATCCTGACCCGGCTCCTGCCAAAAAGGAAACTGGCAAAGGAAAAGGTAAAAAAGAAGCTGCAACCCAACCTGTACCTGTAAAAACTCCGGCACCTACCGGCGAAGCTATCGTTTTTTGGGAGAACGGCCTTGGCCCTGCCAAAGACCAGATCGTGATTACGGCATCTGGCGGCAGCGGTGTATTTTATGGCACATACATGGACGGCGACCAGCTGGAGCAGATCCTCATACCGATACCTCCCGGTGCGGACATAGGTAACGTTAACGCTATTGCCATACCAAAATACAGGAAGAGGGAAAACTATTACGGTAAGGCAGCCATAATTGTAGACAACAAAGAGCAGCCATTCGAGCTATCGCAGGATTTTTACCCGATAGCCAAGCAATGCCTTAAAGACCGTATGCTGAGGGAAACCATAAACCTTGTGATACGTTTTGCATCTAAAAAAGCAGGAAGCGCGCTCCTTGGCGCAATAGCAAAAGAAGCTTTTGGAAGCGATGCAGGCGACCTGACTAAATTGGGCGCCGATGTAGCCGGGGCAGCCACAGAAAAAGCCGATACCCGCAACTGGCAGTCGTTACCGGCAACAATAAGCTATGCACGCGTGCCGCTGAAAGAAGGTGAAAATAAATTCCTGCTGCGCAAATACGGGCCTGACGGCGTTATTGATACCGATACGCTTACCATTCCATACAAAAGGGGCTTACAGATCGTGAATTATTTCGACTTGGGCCGTACACAGCTTTTACCGGCAACAAATCTGCAGGCGCTTTCGGGCATGGTAAATATCCTGAACGGGAATAACCAACAACCGGCGACAACAGGTACGGGCACTTCAAACCTTATTGGTATAGGGAACGCCCAACCGGCTGCTACTACAACATCATCAGGCTACAAGCCCGCCCCGGCAAGTGTAAGCGCACAGACTGTTGTAGACAAATACATTACTGCCATAGGCGGCGCTGAAAAACTACAGGGTATCCGGACTCAGTATATGCGCGCCAAAATGGTGAACTCTTTTAACGGGCAGGCATCGACAAGCGAGATATTGGTAAAAAACAGTGGCGATAATAGCTACAGCACCGTGACAATGGATGGAAAGGTCATCATGACAACCCTTATCAACAGCGAAGGTGCCTTTACTATCGACGAGAACGGCAAACGCAAAAAAATGGACAAGGCCACAGCCGAAGCTTATAAGGCTAATAATAAAAAAATATACGATGCCTGTACGATACCGCTGCAAAACGGCGCGAAACTTGAGGGTATCACTACCATCAACAGTGAGGAAGTATACGGCCTGAGCTTTATTGAGCCAGTATCGGGCGCATCAATGACCTATTATTACAGCGTGAAGAGCGGATTGATAACAGCGGTTTCTACTGTTGTAAAAGCCGGGGGTATGACAATGCACTCGACCAATAGTTTTTCTGATTACCGAAACGTGAACGGGGTGCTTTTCCCTTTTAAGATGGCAATGAAAATGGATAGCGGCAGTTCGGAAATGACGTATACAGAAATTAAATTCAATGAAGGTGTTACTGACGCTGAATTTCAATAA
- a CDS encoding penicillin-binding protein activator LpoB — MKTNPFKFIAALALGFSLVNCSSTPNVQRVSETNVTDLSGRWNETDSRLTAEEITAELMEHSWYSTFAAENGSKKPVIIVGIITNKSHEHIPAETFSKDIEKAIINSGRIKLVQGADKREEIRAERADQQNYSSQSTMKKFGLENGADFMLQGTINSIVDQQGKEKTIFYQIDLELTNIQTNDKVWIGDKKIKKYLGNKKM; from the coding sequence ATGAAAACAAATCCATTTAAATTCATTGCCGCACTTGCTTTAGGTTTTTCCCTCGTTAACTGCAGCTCTACACCTAATGTACAACGCGTAAGTGAAACCAATGTAACCGACCTTAGCGGAAGGTGGAACGAAACCGACTCAAGGCTTACTGCCGAAGAGATCACCGCCGAGCTTATGGAGCACTCATGGTACAGCACTTTTGCGGCTGAGAACGGCAGCAAAAAACCTGTGATCATTGTGGGCATCATCACAAACAAATCGCATGAGCATATCCCGGCTGAGACTTTTTCTAAAGACATAGAAAAAGCGATCATCAACTCAGGAAGGATAAAACTGGTACAGGGTGCCGACAAGCGTGAGGAAATAAGGGCTGAAAGGGCCGACCAGCAAAACTACTCATCCCAATCGACCATGAAAAAATTCGGCCTTGAGAACGGCGCTGATTTCATGCTTCAGGGCACTATAAACTCTATAGTTGACCAGCAGGGGAAAGAAAAAACGATATTCTACCAGATCGACCTTGAGCTTACTAACATCCAGACGAATGATAAAGTATGGATAGGCGACAAAAAGATAAAAAAATATCTTGGCAACAAGAAAATGTAA
- a CDS encoding response regulator, with translation MITIAIAEDHQSLIDGIKLFLEYEDDIKVVGEANDGEKLLEIVRHKKPDVVLTDIRMPKMDGITATRHLKKEFPSCKVIAFSMFEQDEAISQMEAAGASGYILKNSSLKTVLAAIHAVMKGETFFDSSIKKVDYQKKDNTDVPLSKRELEIVKLIGEGKTSQEIADLLFIGKTTVDTHRKNILKKLSLQGKSELLRYSMEKKYDF, from the coding sequence ATGATAACAATTGCAATAGCAGAAGACCACCAGTCGCTCATAGACGGCATCAAGCTGTTCCTTGAATATGAGGATGATATAAAAGTCGTAGGCGAAGCCAATGACGGCGAAAAGCTGCTCGAGATCGTGCGCCACAAAAAACCTGATGTGGTACTAACCGATATCAGGATGCCAAAGATGGATGGGATAACCGCAACACGCCACCTTAAAAAAGAATTCCCATCGTGCAAAGTCATCGCATTCAGCATGTTTGAGCAGGATGAAGCTATTTCGCAAATGGAGGCCGCAGGCGCATCGGGTTATATCCTTAAGAACTCCTCGCTTAAAACGGTGCTCGCTGCCATACATGCTGTCATGAAGGGAGAAACCTTTTTTGACAGTTCGATAAAAAAGGTTGACTACCAAAAAAAAGACAATACCGATGTACCACTCAGCAAACGGGAACTTGAGATCGTAAAACTCATTGGCGAAGGGAAAACATCCCAGGAAATTGCCGACCTGCTGTTTATCGGTAAAACCACGGTAGACACCCACAGGAAGAACATCCTGAAAAAACTGAGCCTGCAGGGTAAAAGCGAACTGCTGCGGTATTCGATGGAAAAGAAGTATGATTTTTAG
- a CDS encoding tetratricopeptide repeat-containing sensor histidine kinase: MIKKALIFLKFTIALLVAIGLSGRVYSQHSGLASIKSSIASGEHVKARAALEKLKGKAFSKPDKALYNYLLAQCYNKNNQEDKAYGLYLTAKKLYLAIDSTDRAMDINFDLAYMLHAQEKNKSDYNKYLDEYIAYTQKTNDPKKLAELYARLAVFKIDTEEYKDGLAYFKKAKHYLKISDNPEVESTIDINLASLYINDLGKPDSALFYLKKNFRYLTENKTRARQNITEICHNYVNQAAAYYYLNDHKSAIAYLKKADSVPIKNDVLKTKMFIYEFMYKNYEAAGDYGNAYNYLLLNKKFSDSIKTEDQNIAINDIQTRYRTKEKELENIKLKHKNKNKTILLYIYTGLLLTGIMIGWLVLKNARRREKISRQEKLIEEQKFEKALKDYELNSIDIMLEGQEKERQRIANDLHDNLGSMLATLKINFENLKLRKNELRDEETRLYEKTDELIEEAYQKVRRLAHAKNAGVFANEGLIPAITKLAEKISVPGKLIIHVSPFGFDERLENALEIALFRIVQELATNIIKHSQATEATIHLTHHDDNINIIIEDNGTGFDKEALDASDGMGLQSIQKKVGQLGGTFTIDTTRGNGTTIIIDLPL, encoded by the coding sequence GTGATAAAAAAGGCACTTATATTTTTAAAATTTACCATAGCCCTGCTGGTAGCCATTGGCTTGTCCGGCAGGGTTTATTCACAACATTCCGGACTTGCATCCATAAAAAGCAGCATTGCCTCGGGCGAACATGTAAAAGCCAGGGCAGCGCTGGAAAAACTGAAAGGAAAAGCCTTTTCCAAACCGGACAAGGCACTATACAATTACCTGCTTGCGCAATGCTACAATAAGAACAACCAGGAAGATAAGGCATATGGCCTGTACCTTACCGCAAAAAAACTATACCTGGCCATTGACAGCACCGACAGGGCGATGGATATAAATTTCGACCTTGCCTATATGCTGCACGCCCAGGAAAAAAACAAAAGCGATTATAACAAGTACCTTGACGAGTACATCGCTTATACCCAAAAAACGAATGATCCCAAAAAGCTGGCCGAACTCTATGCGAGGCTGGCGGTTTTTAAAATAGATACGGAAGAATATAAAGATGGGCTGGCTTACTTTAAAAAAGCCAAACACTACCTTAAGATCTCCGACAACCCTGAAGTGGAGTCGACCATAGATATTAATCTCGCTTCACTTTATATCAACGACCTGGGCAAGCCCGATTCGGCATTGTTTTACCTCAAAAAAAATTTTAGATACCTTACTGAAAATAAAACCCGTGCCAGGCAAAACATAACGGAGATATGCCACAATTATGTTAACCAGGCTGCGGCGTACTACTACCTGAACGATCATAAAAGTGCCATTGCGTACCTGAAAAAAGCGGACAGTGTACCGATAAAGAATGATGTCCTGAAGACAAAAATGTTCATTTATGAGTTCATGTACAAAAATTATGAAGCAGCGGGAGACTACGGCAATGCTTACAATTACCTGCTGCTCAACAAAAAGTTTTCGGACAGCATTAAGACCGAAGACCAGAATATCGCCATAAACGATATCCAGACCAGGTACCGCACTAAAGAAAAGGAGCTGGAGAACATTAAGCTGAAGCATAAAAATAAAAACAAGACAATTTTGCTATACATCTATACGGGGCTGCTGCTTACAGGTATTATGATCGGGTGGCTGGTCCTGAAAAACGCCCGGCGCAGGGAAAAGATCTCGCGACAGGAAAAGCTTATCGAGGAGCAAAAATTTGAGAAGGCACTGAAAGATTATGAGCTGAACAGTATAGACATCATGCTGGAAGGCCAGGAAAAAGAAAGGCAGCGCATTGCCAACGACCTTCACGACAACCTGGGGAGCATGCTGGCAACACTGAAGATCAATTTTGAGAACCTTAAACTGCGAAAGAATGAATTAAGGGACGAAGAGACCCGCCTTTACGAAAAAACTGATGAGCTTATAGAAGAAGCTTACCAAAAGGTACGCCGCCTGGCCCATGCCAAGAATGCAGGTGTTTTTGCCAACGAAGGGCTGATACCGGCGATAACAAAACTTGCCGAGAAAATATCTGTCCCCGGAAAGCTGATCATTCACGTATCTCCATTCGGATTTGATGAAAGGCTCGAAAACGCACTGGAAATAGCCCTGTTCAGGATCGTACAGGAACTTGCCACCAACATCATAAAGCATTCGCAGGCTACGGAAGCCACCATACACCTTACGCACCATGACGACAACATTAACATAATAATTGAGGACAACGGCACAGGTTTCGACAAAGAAGCGCTGGATGCATCAGACGGCATGGGGCTACAGTCCATCCAAAAGAAAGTCGGGCAGCTGGGCGGAACATTTACTATAGATACAACTCGGGGCAACGGTACAACCATTATAATAGACTTACCACTATGA
- a CDS encoding MazG nucleotide pyrophosphohydrolase domain-containing protein — MKKQLDSVKQFHSSFGLGISEVPKADLGEAVNLLRYNLMKEENEEYLEAVQNNDLVEIADALGDMLYILCGTIIEHGLQYKIEEVFDEIQRSNMSKLGPNGLPIYREDGKVMKGPDYFKPDFTKILEY, encoded by the coding sequence ATGAAAAAACAACTCGACTCCGTAAAGCAGTTCCATTCCTCATTCGGGCTGGGCATAAGCGAGGTGCCCAAAGCCGACCTTGGGGAAGCTGTGAACCTGCTGCGCTACAACCTTATGAAAGAAGAAAATGAGGAATATCTGGAAGCCGTGCAGAATAACGACCTTGTAGAAATAGCTGATGCCCTGGGCGATATGCTTTATATCCTTTGCGGCACTATAATAGAACACGGCCTGCAATATAAAATAGAAGAGGTTTTCGATGAGATACAGCGCAGCAACATGAGCAAGCTGGGCCCTAACGGACTGCCGATATACCGTGAAGACGGTAAAGTAATGAAAGGCCCTGATTATTTCAAACCCGATTTCACGAAGATACTGGAGTACTAG
- a CDS encoding branched-chain amino acid aminotransferase, with protein sequence MGDNSTSDIIINKSATSHIGAVDFENLSFGNTFTDHMLVCDFRNGAWEKPVIKPYEPFLIDPSAKVFHYGQAIFEGMKAYKDTNDDVWLFRPEENFDRFNKSAERLAMPSVPEEVFIGGMKKLIEIEKEWVKKGLGNSLYIRPFMIAIGSGVIAAPSTQYRFMIILSPARSYYSGEVKVIIAEHYSRAANGGIGAAKAAGNYSAQFYPTKLANEMGYQQIIWTDDATHTKLEEAGTMNVFFRINDTLYTAPVSERILDGVTRKSIIELAARENIKVEVRPVLVSELIEAADNGSLKEIFGAGTAAVINPIVGFSYQDKYHELPKLENSMALELKEKLTNIQYKVAEDTFGWTVKI encoded by the coding sequence ATGGGCGATAACTCTACTTCTGATATTATTATTAATAAGTCGGCGACCAGCCATATTGGCGCTGTCGATTTCGAAAACCTCTCATTCGGGAACACATTTACAGACCATATGCTGGTGTGCGATTTCAGGAATGGAGCGTGGGAAAAGCCCGTAATAAAGCCCTATGAGCCGTTTCTTATAGACCCTTCGGCAAAAGTATTCCACTACGGACAGGCTATTTTTGAAGGCATGAAAGCCTATAAGGATACCAATGATGACGTATGGCTTTTTCGCCCTGAGGAAAATTTCGATCGATTTAATAAATCTGCCGAAAGGCTTGCCATGCCATCAGTGCCCGAAGAGGTGTTTATCGGCGGCATGAAAAAACTTATCGAGATCGAAAAAGAATGGGTTAAAAAAGGCCTCGGGAATTCGTTATATATAAGGCCGTTCATGATCGCTATCGGGTCGGGTGTAATTGCAGCCCCGTCTACACAGTACCGTTTCATGATCATACTCTCCCCTGCGCGCTCCTACTATTCTGGAGAGGTTAAAGTGATCATTGCCGAGCATTACAGCCGTGCGGCTAACGGCGGTATTGGCGCTGCAAAGGCGGCAGGAAATTATTCCGCACAATTCTATCCTACCAAACTGGCCAACGAAATGGGCTACCAGCAGATAATCTGGACCGATGATGCCACGCATACCAAGCTCGAGGAAGCCGGCACGATGAATGTATTCTTCAGGATCAATGACACTTTATATACAGCTCCTGTGAGCGAAAGGATACTTGACGGTGTAACGCGCAAGAGCATCATTGAGCTGGCGGCGCGCGAGAATATTAAGGTAGAAGTGCGACCGGTACTGGTATCGGAACTGATCGAAGCTGCTGATAACGGATCGCTGAAAGAGATATTCGGGGCAGGTACCGCTGCGGTTATTAACCCGATAGTAGGCTTTTCCTACCAGGACAAATACCACGAACTGCCAAAACTCGAAAACTCCATGGCACTGGAACTTAAGGAAAAACTGACCAATATACAATATAAGGTAGCCGAAGATACTTTCGGCTGGACGGTTAAAATATAG
- a CDS encoding DUF4920 domain-containing protein, protein MKKSIVLAMALIAFTACQKNKETEVKTEETVIETGKDTVHVDTDTVSAAETEKPADAVAATPAPAVEEKAIEVVKPATDIKVEYASFGAKIKADKALTKEQMIQKYKSLKVGDTVAVKFKSKIKDVCQKKGCWMAMELPGGKESFVKFKDYAFFVPLNAASSEAIVSGKAFVSETSVAQLRHYAKDGGKSEAEIAKITQPEMEYKFMADGVLISK, encoded by the coding sequence ATGAAAAAATCAATTGTATTGGCTATGGCTTTGATCGCTTTTACGGCCTGCCAGAAAAATAAGGAAACAGAAGTAAAAACTGAAGAAACGGTTATCGAGACCGGCAAAGATACTGTGCATGTGGATACAGATACAGTTTCCGCTGCCGAAACCGAAAAACCGGCAGATGCTGTAGCTGCAACACCTGCGCCTGCTGTTGAAGAAAAAGCAATAGAGGTTGTGAAGCCTGCTACAGACATAAAAGTGGAATATGCCTCTTTTGGCGCAAAAATAAAGGCAGACAAGGCGCTGACCAAGGAGCAGATGATCCAGAAGTATAAAAGCCTTAAAGTGGGCGACACCGTTGCCGTGAAATTCAAATCGAAGATCAAGGATGTGTGCCAGAAAAAAGGCTGCTGGATGGCAATGGAGCTTCCGGGCGGTAAAGAGTCATTCGTGAAATTCAAGGATTATGCATTTTTCGTTCCGCTTAATGCTGCTTCATCTGAAGCCATTGTTAGCGGAAAGGCATTCGTGAGTGAAACTTCAGTAGCGCAGTTAAGGCATTACGCTAAAGACGGTGGGAAATCGGAAGCGGAGATTGCAAAGATAACCCAGCCTGAAATGGAATATAAATTCATGGCCGATGGCGTACTTATCAGTAAATAA
- the mnmD gene encoding tRNA (5-methylaminomethyl-2-thiouridine)(34)-methyltransferase MnmD: MKREIITTDDGSVTIYLPEMEETYHSKFGAIQEANHVFIQNGLALTEGRPIAVLEMGFGTGLNAFITFLESVKNNQAIEYTGVEAYPVEPAEAAQLNYVNELNADAYREQFSLMHTAGWDEAVAINNNFSLIKRKQFFADINDVNKFDLIYFDAFGYPSQPELWSEEIFKKMFAALKKDGILVTYACRGVIKRAMQAAGFTTEKLPGAPGKREMLRARKS; encoded by the coding sequence TTGAAAAGGGAAATCATCACCACTGATGACGGGTCGGTAACGATATATCTTCCGGAAATGGAGGAGACCTACCATTCTAAATTCGGTGCCATACAGGAAGCAAATCACGTATTCATACAAAATGGGCTGGCTTTAACCGAAGGCCGGCCCATTGCTGTCCTGGAAATGGGCTTCGGAACAGGGCTGAATGCTTTTATAACATTCCTTGAATCCGTTAAAAACAATCAGGCGATAGAATACACCGGAGTAGAAGCCTACCCTGTGGAACCCGCTGAAGCCGCTCAGCTGAACTATGTAAATGAGCTTAATGCCGATGCTTACAGGGAACAATTTAGCCTGATGCATACCGCCGGATGGGATGAAGCGGTAGCCATAAACAATAATTTTTCGTTAATTAAACGGAAACAATTCTTCGCTGACATCAATGATGTTAACAAATTCGATTTGATCTATTTTGATGCTTTCGGCTATCCCAGCCAGCCTGAACTGTGGAGTGAGGAAATATTCAAAAAGATGTTTGCTGCGCTCAAAAAGGACGGGATATTAGTTACTTACGCCTGCCGCGGTGTTATAAAAAGAGCTATGCAGGCGGCAGGATTCACTACCGAAAAGTTACCCGGAGCACCCGGAAAGCGCGAAATGCTGCGCGCCAGGAAATCTTAA
- a CDS encoding LysR substrate-binding domain-containing protein — MTITQLYYVLAVAEHKNFTLAAEKCFVTQPTLSMQIQKLEEELDIQIFDRGKKPIQLTEVGQKIVTQARNIVNESGRIKDIVDQQKGYVGGEFRVGIIPTIMPTLLPMFMSNFINKYPKVNLVIEEHTTEEIIKMLKNGQLDAAIAATPLEEESIKEIVLYYEPFVAYVPENNASYNKKEFEVEDLEMNLSNVLLLQDGHCFTNNVLNICKSSIMPEEHHFQIASGSFETMIKLVDEGLGMTLLPYLNTLDMGEKATQKLRHFKEPRPSREVSLIYSKKELKLHLIEALRNTIAGVVKGAITFQNVDITSPLHKK, encoded by the coding sequence ATGACAATTACCCAGTTATACTATGTCCTGGCTGTTGCCGAACATAAAAATTTTACCCTCGCGGCAGAAAAATGTTTTGTGACCCAGCCCACATTGAGCATGCAGATACAAAAACTGGAAGAGGAACTTGATATCCAGATATTCGACCGGGGCAAAAAGCCTATCCAGCTTACCGAAGTGGGCCAGAAAATAGTTACCCAGGCACGGAATATCGTTAATGAATCCGGCCGCATAAAAGATATTGTCGACCAGCAAAAAGGCTACGTAGGCGGTGAATTCAGGGTTGGCATAATACCTACTATCATGCCGACGCTACTGCCGATGTTCATGTCCAATTTTATCAATAAGTACCCTAAAGTCAACCTCGTAATTGAAGAACACACGACTGAGGAGATCATAAAGATGCTTAAAAACGGACAGCTTGATGCCGCTATTGCCGCTACTCCATTGGAAGAGGAAAGCATTAAAGAAATAGTGCTGTACTACGAGCCATTTGTAGCCTATGTACCCGAAAATAACGCTTCGTACAATAAGAAGGAGTTTGAGGTTGAAGACCTTGAAATGAACCTCAGCAACGTATTGCTGCTACAGGACGGCCACTGCTTTACGAACAACGTGCTGAATATCTGTAAGTCATCGATAATGCCTGAGGAGCACCATTTCCAGATTGCAAGCGGCAGTTTTGAGACCATGATCAAGCTGGTAGACGAAGGGCTTGGCATGACATTGCTTCCTTACCTCAACACCCTCGATATGGGAGAAAAGGCAACCCAAAAGCTCCGTCATTTTAAAGAGCCAAGGCCGTCGCGCGAGGTGAGCCTTATCTACTCTAAAAAAGAGCTGAAACTTCATCTTATCGAAGCGCTGCGCAATACAATAGCAGGTGTGGTAAAGGGCGCTATAACATTCCAGAATGTAGATATTACAAGTCCGCTTCATAAAAAATAA